One Peribacillus simplex NBRC 15720 = DSM 1321 genomic region harbors:
- a CDS encoding metal-sulfur cluster assembly factor, which produces MDQDTKDIIIGALEQVIDPELGIDIVNLGLVYDVDMDEEGLTTVTMTLTAMGCPMAGTIVDQVKLVLEDIPEVKETDVKIVWSPPWTKDKMSRYAKIALGIK; this is translated from the coding sequence GTGGATCAAGATACAAAAGACATTATCATTGGAGCTTTGGAGCAGGTCATTGACCCTGAGCTTGGTATAGATATAGTTAATTTAGGCTTGGTATATGATGTGGATATGGATGAGGAAGGTCTGACTACGGTGACGATGACATTGACAGCAATGGGCTGTCCGATGGCTGGGACGATCGTCGATCAAGTTAAATTGGTTCTGGAAGATATCCCTGAGGTCAAGGAAACGGATGTGAAGATTGTCTGGAGTCCGCCATGGACGAAAGACAAAATGTCCAGATATGCTAAAATTGCCTTAGGAATCAAATAA
- a CDS encoding Cof-type HAD-IIB family hydrolase: protein MAEKHLIVLDLDGTLLTDNKTISSRTKKTLLKLKEDGHEVMIATGRPFRSSELYYRELGLTTPIVNFNGAFVHHPLHTSWGVYHSPLDISVAKDIVEACDQFKYHNIIAEVRDDVYVHYHDEKLMNMFNVGNPNMKTGDLRNYLQDSPTSMLIHTDSEFVGQIRQHLSDVHAELVDHRRWAEPFHIIEIIKSGLSKAVGLKRVSNYLEIPQNRIIAFGDEDNDLEMLDYAGTGVAMGNAISPVKTVANATTLTNEEDGIAVFLEEKFNIKA, encoded by the coding sequence ATGGCTGAGAAACATTTAATCGTATTGGATCTTGATGGTACTTTACTTACAGATAACAAAACAATTTCTTCAAGAACTAAAAAAACACTCCTAAAACTAAAAGAAGATGGACACGAAGTTATGATCGCTACCGGTCGTCCCTTTCGCTCAAGTGAACTTTATTACCGGGAATTAGGGTTGACTACACCAATCGTTAATTTCAATGGCGCTTTCGTTCATCACCCATTACATACAAGCTGGGGGGTATACCACTCTCCACTGGATATTAGCGTTGCGAAAGATATTGTTGAAGCGTGTGATCAGTTTAAATATCACAACATCATCGCAGAAGTCCGGGATGATGTTTATGTCCATTATCATGATGAAAAGTTGATGAACATGTTTAATGTAGGAAATCCGAACATGAAGACGGGTGACTTGCGCAATTACCTTCAGGATTCCCCAACTTCGATGCTTATTCACACAGATAGTGAATTTGTAGGACAGATTCGCCAGCATTTATCAGATGTCCATGCAGAATTGGTCGATCATCGCCGTTGGGCAGAGCCTTTTCATATCATCGAAATTATAAAGAGCGGGTTAAGTAAAGCCGTGGGGCTAAAACGCGTATCCAACTATCTGGAAATTCCTCAAAACAGGATAATCGCTTTCGGTGATGAAGATAATGATTTGGAAATGCTCGATTACGCGGGAACCGGGGTGGCTATGGGGAATGCGATATCACCAGTAAAAACGGTAGCAAATGCGACTACATTGACGAATGAAGAAGATGGTATAGCTGTCTTCCTCGAAGAAAAATTCAATATAAAAGCCTAA
- the argC gene encoding N-acetyl-gamma-glutamyl-phosphate reductase, producing MNVSLVGATGYGGLELIRFLNNHPQFKIKSLHTSSQFGRSLYEENAHLMHMKDKLEEIDPEAIAKKSDIVFLATPSGVSSQLISEFSDLDIKVIDLSGDLRLQTPGEYEHWYKKPAAPQQIIEEAVYGLAEWNAEAIKKATIIANPGCYPTASLLGLAPLFTEGLAGAAADVIIDAKSGVSGAGKSPSAVTHYSEMNENFKIYKVNQHQHIPEIEQQLGRWSSGLQPITFNTHLVPMTRGIMATMYIKVNRETSNVELKDLYETVYENHPFVRVQPLDRFPSTKQVYGSNFCDIGVDYDERTGKVTVVSVIDNLVKGAAGQAIQNANILMGLEETAGLWNSPLYP from the coding sequence ATGAACGTATCATTAGTAGGTGCGACGGGTTATGGAGGACTGGAACTAATAAGATTTTTGAATAATCATCCGCAATTTAAAATAAAATCATTGCATACTTCATCCCAATTTGGTCGAAGTTTATATGAAGAAAATGCACATTTAATGCATATGAAAGATAAATTAGAAGAAATTGACCCGGAAGCGATTGCTAAAAAATCCGATATAGTATTTCTAGCAACTCCTTCTGGTGTTTCCTCGCAACTGATTTCGGAATTTTCTGACCTTGACATTAAAGTAATCGACCTATCTGGAGACCTCAGGCTTCAAACTCCAGGTGAATACGAACACTGGTATAAAAAACCGGCCGCGCCACAGCAAATTATTGAAGAAGCCGTATACGGATTGGCTGAATGGAATGCCGAAGCAATAAAAAAAGCAACGATCATTGCCAATCCAGGGTGCTACCCAACCGCATCACTATTAGGTCTTGCCCCTTTATTCACTGAAGGATTGGCCGGAGCAGCTGCCGATGTGATCATCGATGCAAAATCCGGGGTTTCAGGGGCGGGTAAATCACCTTCGGCAGTCACCCATTATAGTGAAATGAATGAGAACTTTAAGATATATAAGGTAAATCAACATCAGCACATACCGGAAATCGAACAACAGCTTGGGCGATGGTCATCAGGTTTACAGCCCATCACCTTTAATACACATCTTGTTCCCATGACAAGAGGGATAATGGCAACGATGTATATAAAGGTAAATCGGGAAACCTCAAATGTTGAATTAAAGGATTTATACGAAACAGTATACGAGAACCACCCATTTGTCCGGGTACAGCCCCTTGATCGCTTTCCATCCACGAAACAGGTATATGGATCGAACTTTTGCGACATTGGCGTCGATTATGATGAAAGAACAGGTAAGGTAACGGTGGTTTCAGTTATTGATAATTTAGTGAAGGGTGCTGCAGGGCAGGCCATTCAAAATGCAAATATATTAATGGGACTAGAAGAAACGGCAGGACTATGGAACAGTCCGTTATATCCGTAA
- a CDS encoding DegV family protein has product MAITILADSACDLPLSFYKENNVSLIPLQVHLDGENYEDLLTINSHEVYQAMLEGKAPKTSQASPEYFIETFTQFAKEKKQGIYIAFSSELSGTYQTAVMILNQVKEEYPDLDIEIVNTKCASMGVGLIVKKAADLAANGATKEEILADIEFQTRHMEHLFTVDNLEYLARGGRISKTSALVGGLLNIKPLLHVEDGKLVPLEKIRGKKKLIKRVIELMHERGKNLTTQTIAISHGDDEATALEWKEAIQNEFGTTDFMIHTIGSVIGAHAGPGTIALFFLNDTPEKS; this is encoded by the coding sequence ATGGCTATCACAATTCTTGCAGATAGTGCATGTGATTTGCCGTTGTCTTTCTATAAGGAAAACAATGTTTCATTAATCCCTTTACAAGTCCATCTTGACGGGGAAAATTACGAAGATTTACTTACCATTAATTCTCACGAAGTCTATCAGGCGATGCTGGAGGGAAAAGCCCCGAAAACATCGCAAGCTTCCCCAGAATACTTTATAGAAACTTTCACACAGTTTGCCAAGGAGAAAAAACAAGGGATTTATATAGCCTTTTCCTCTGAGTTATCAGGAACATATCAAACGGCAGTGATGATTCTTAATCAGGTGAAGGAAGAGTACCCTGACCTTGACATTGAAATCGTCAATACGAAATGCGCTTCGATGGGCGTCGGTTTAATTGTAAAGAAAGCAGCCGATCTAGCAGCAAACGGTGCCACTAAAGAAGAAATCCTAGCTGATATCGAATTCCAAACCCGGCATATGGAGCATTTATTCACTGTAGATAACCTTGAATATTTGGCTCGTGGCGGCCGCATCTCCAAGACATCTGCCCTTGTTGGCGGTTTATTAAACATTAAACCGTTATTGCATGTTGAAGATGGGAAGCTTGTTCCACTTGAAAAGATACGCGGCAAAAAGAAATTGATTAAACGTGTAATCGAATTAATGCACGAAAGAGGCAAAAATTTAACAACCCAAACGATTGCCATCAGTCATGGTGATGATGAAGCAACGGCCCTGGAATGGAAGGAAGCCATTCAAAATGAATTCGGGACAACCGATTTCATGATCCATACAATTGGCTCCGTCATCGGTGCACATGCCGGTCCTGGTACAATTGCCCTCTTCTTCTTAAACGATACCCCTGAGAAATCATAA
- a CDS encoding YitT family protein yields MYSGEMKKIIIVVVGALLNAIAMNFFLIPANVYASGFTGVAQLLSRMIGSFAPFNVSTGILLLLLNIPVTIIAWRKVGKSFTFYSFLSVVLMSFFMEIIPITRWSPDILLNAVFGGVIAAVGVGITLKYGASTGGMDIIAMLLSRKKDKPVGTYLFLLNGVIIVTAGAVYGPEKALYTLVTLYTSTRVVDAIHTRHEKLTAMIITKKSEELKQAIHAQLVRGITRVPAKGAFTNETKEMLLIVITRYELYDLERIIKEVDPHAFTNIIETSGIVGTFRRE; encoded by the coding sequence ATGTACAGTGGTGAAATGAAGAAAATTATCATAGTTGTGGTCGGAGCATTACTGAATGCCATCGCAATGAACTTTTTTCTAATACCGGCAAACGTATATGCAAGCGGCTTTACAGGAGTGGCCCAGCTTTTATCGAGGATGATTGGTTCTTTTGCTCCTTTTAATGTATCGACAGGTATTCTATTGCTTTTATTGAACATTCCAGTAACGATCATTGCTTGGCGAAAAGTTGGAAAGTCTTTTACTTTTTATAGTTTCCTCAGCGTTGTCTTGATGTCCTTCTTTATGGAAATCATTCCGATTACACGCTGGTCACCTGACATATTATTGAATGCGGTGTTTGGCGGAGTGATAGCTGCAGTAGGTGTGGGGATCACCTTGAAATACGGTGCATCGACTGGGGGAATGGATATTATCGCTATGCTTCTATCACGGAAGAAAGATAAACCTGTGGGTACTTATTTATTTCTGCTGAATGGCGTGATCATTGTAACGGCAGGTGCTGTTTATGGACCGGAAAAAGCTTTGTACACACTTGTTACCCTTTACACATCGACCCGTGTTGTTGACGCGATACATACGCGACATGAAAAGCTTACGGCCATGATCATTACAAAGAAAAGTGAAGAACTTAAACAGGCAATCCATGCTCAGTTAGTTCGCGGAATTACAAGAGTTCCTGCAAAAGGGGCGTTCACCAACGAAACTAAGGAAATGTTATTGATTGTCATTACAAGGTATGAACTGTATGACCTTGAACGGATCATAAAGGAAGTGGATCCTCATGCTTTCACAAACATCATAGAAACTTCAGGCATTGTTGGAACTTTCCGCAGGGAATGA
- a CDS encoding Crp/Fnr family transcriptional regulator → MNELSLTNRMHAILDNKHQVKHMEKGRYLFQESTPASDLYYIIKGKVEVSKVVPDGRELTIRISSENDLVGETVLFSQNPKYMMNAKMMEDGTVAVISKEALEDKIASDSRLAVDMMTWLSAQNRKNQAKFRDMLLHGKKGAFYSTLIRLSNSYGTEVEDGKVINLPFTNQELANFCGTSREVVNRMLAQLRKNNVISIKKGRITILDFDYLKQEIDCENCPIDICTID, encoded by the coding sequence ATGAATGAATTATCGTTAACTAATCGGATGCATGCAATTTTAGATAATAAACATCAAGTTAAACATATGGAAAAAGGGCGCTACCTTTTTCAGGAGAGCACCCCAGCAAGTGATTTGTATTACATTATAAAAGGGAAAGTAGAAGTGAGTAAGGTTGTTCCCGACGGTCGGGAATTAACTATACGGATTAGTTCGGAGAATGATTTGGTTGGGGAAACAGTCTTATTTTCTCAAAATCCTAAATATATGATGAATGCAAAAATGATGGAAGATGGAACTGTAGCGGTTATTTCCAAAGAAGCATTAGAAGATAAAATCGCCTCCGATAGCCGTCTTGCAGTTGATATGATGACATGGTTATCCGCTCAAAACCGTAAAAATCAGGCTAAATTCCGCGATATGCTCCTGCACGGTAAAAAAGGTGCATTTTACTCCACCCTCATCCGTTTATCAAATAGCTATGGCACTGAAGTAGAAGACGGTAAAGTTATCAATCTTCCCTTTACAAACCAAGAACTCGCCAATTTTTGCGGCACATCCCGCGAGGTAGTCAATCGAATGCTCGCTCAATTAAGGAAAAACAATGTCATCTCCATTAAAAAGGGACGCATTACGATTCTGGACTTTGACTATTTGAAACAGGAAATCGACTGTGAAAACTGTCCAATAGACATCTGTACCATAGATTAA
- the moaA gene encoding GTP 3',8-cyclase MoaA, which yields MNSQIKDSLDRPLRDLRISVIDRCNFRCQYCMPAEIFHENFQFLPKSELLSYEEIVRLSEIFASLGVKKLRLTGGEPLLRRDLTTLISNLVKIDGIEDIGLTTNGVFLKKHAANLRAAGLQRVNISLDSLDDELFKKMNGRDIGIKPVIEGIAAAKEAGLGVKVNMVVKKETNESQILPMARFCKDEGIQLRYIEFMDVGHTNGWQLKNVITKKELLAMLQTEFDLEPVEEDYFGEVAKRFRYKGTTAEVGFITSVSESFCSSCTRARLSANGSLYTCLFNGKGHDLKSLLRSDMTDEELTGFIISLWNRRDDRYSDERAAGTVKKQEKIEMSFIGG from the coding sequence TTGAACAGTCAAATTAAAGATTCATTGGACAGGCCACTAAGGGATTTAAGGATTTCAGTCATAGATCGCTGTAACTTTCGCTGCCAGTATTGCATGCCTGCGGAAATTTTTCATGAGAATTTTCAGTTCCTGCCTAAAAGTGAGCTATTATCTTATGAGGAAATCGTAAGGCTTTCTGAAATATTTGCAAGCTTAGGGGTTAAAAAACTAAGGTTGACAGGCGGAGAACCATTACTCCGGAGAGATCTTACCACTCTGATTTCAAATCTCGTTAAAATTGATGGTATTGAAGATATTGGATTGACTACGAATGGTGTCTTCTTGAAAAAACATGCCGCGAATTTGAGGGCAGCTGGTTTGCAGAGGGTGAATATAAGCTTAGACAGCCTCGATGATGAACTTTTCAAGAAGATGAACGGCAGGGATATCGGTATAAAGCCTGTTATTGAAGGCATAGCTGCTGCCAAAGAAGCAGGGCTTGGCGTTAAAGTGAATATGGTAGTGAAAAAAGAGACCAATGAATCTCAAATCCTGCCGATGGCCCGATTTTGTAAAGATGAGGGCATTCAATTACGCTATATAGAATTTATGGATGTCGGGCATACAAATGGCTGGCAGTTGAAGAATGTCATTACGAAAAAAGAGCTGCTAGCGATGCTCCAAACCGAATTCGATCTTGAACCGGTTGAAGAAGATTATTTTGGAGAGGTGGCAAAGCGCTTCCGTTATAAGGGCACTACTGCAGAAGTGGGCTTCATAACCTCGGTTTCCGAGTCTTTTTGTTCAAGTTGTACACGTGCACGTCTCTCTGCTAATGGAAGTTTATATACATGCCTGTTTAATGGAAAGGGACATGACTTGAAGTCTTTGCTCCGTTCCGACATGACAGATGAAGAATTGACCGGGTTCATCATTTCACTTTGGAATCGTAGGGACGACCGCTATTCGGATGAGCGGGCAGCGGGAACAGTGAAGAAACAGGAAAAAATCGAAATGTCATTCATTGGCGGGTAA
- a CDS encoding alpha/beta fold hydrolase — translation MIIIEKEHIGHIPVLHLGKEATFNQELPLIIFIHGFQSAKEHNLHYAYLLAEKGFRVLLPDVIHHGERGAGLSDSQMMPRFWEMVLQTIQDLSLLKDDLLSRKLIDPDRIGVAGTSMGGIVTNGALAAYEWICAGVSLMGNPSYVAYAELQMAEIKKRKVKFPATDEEVAKVIEQLKPFDLSLNQDKLSNRPLLFWHGAKDPVVPYQHAYRFYEGVKAGYKEADEKIDFILDPKAGHKVSREGVLMTADWFAKHLLSTVQNA, via the coding sequence TTGATAATAATTGAAAAAGAACATATTGGACATATTCCTGTATTGCACCTAGGTAAAGAAGCCACTTTCAATCAGGAGTTGCCGCTTATTATTTTTATACATGGTTTTCAAAGTGCGAAAGAACACAATCTTCACTATGCTTATTTATTGGCTGAAAAGGGGTTTCGTGTGCTTCTTCCCGATGTGATTCATCATGGGGAAAGGGGAGCTGGTTTAAGTGATTCTCAAATGATGCCCCGTTTTTGGGAAATGGTTTTACAGACAATCCAGGATTTATCTTTGTTGAAGGATGATTTATTATCCCGAAAATTAATTGATCCTGACAGAATTGGCGTAGCAGGTACCTCTATGGGGGGAATAGTGACTAATGGGGCCCTGGCTGCTTATGAATGGATATGCGCCGGAGTCAGTTTAATGGGTAACCCATCATATGTCGCGTATGCAGAGCTCCAAATGGCGGAGATTAAGAAAAGGAAAGTTAAATTCCCAGCTACTGATGAGGAAGTTGCCAAGGTGATTGAACAGCTCAAGCCATTTGATTTGAGTCTTAATCAGGATAAGCTTTCCAACCGTCCGCTTCTTTTTTGGCATGGTGCCAAAGATCCGGTTGTGCCTTATCAACATGCATATCGTTTTTATGAAGGGGTTAAAGCAGGGTATAAAGAGGCAGATGAAAAAATTGATTTTATCCTTGACCCTAAGGCTGGACATAAGGTCAGTAGAGAAGGCGTGCTTATGACTGCAGACTGGTTCGCGAAACATTTACTGTCAACTGTGCAAAATGCTTAA
- a CDS encoding MBL fold metallo-hydrolase, protein MVDPWFTVQELDSKTFAISEYGHWEKVHSFLLLGETRAALIDTGLGICSIKRITDQLTNLPIIVLTTHVHADHIGGHGDYDTIYVHGDDANWLINGIEGLSLEQIRKNMARDITVPIPESFDPFTYNPYQGYPDRLLSDGDTIDLGNRSLNIYHTPGHSPGHISILDNETGYLFTGDLLYSDTPVYAFYPSTSPEDLVNSLEKIAKIKAVSKIYGGHNQLGLEPRILEEVLAAIQYLKENNLVRHGTGVHAFKSFSVHF, encoded by the coding sequence ATTGTAGATCCATGGTTCACCGTTCAGGAATTGGACTCAAAAACGTTTGCAATCAGTGAATATGGTCATTGGGAGAAAGTTCATTCCTTTTTATTACTTGGGGAGACCCGAGCTGCGTTAATCGACACAGGGTTAGGCATCTGTTCGATTAAGCGGATTACAGACCAGCTTACCAATCTTCCAATTATCGTCCTGACCACACACGTTCATGCGGATCATATTGGCGGTCATGGAGATTATGATACAATTTATGTTCATGGTGATGATGCCAATTGGCTAATCAACGGCATTGAAGGTTTGTCCTTGGAACAAATAAGAAAGAACATGGCCCGGGATATCACTGTACCCATACCCGAATCATTCGATCCTTTTACATACAACCCATACCAGGGGTACCCTGATAGGCTCTTATCGGATGGGGACACGATCGATCTTGGGAACCGCAGTTTAAACATTTATCACACACCTGGGCATTCACCTGGCCACATCTCAATTTTGGATAATGAAACAGGTTATTTATTTACTGGCGACCTGCTTTATTCAGATACTCCAGTTTATGCATTTTATCCCTCGACAAGCCCTGAAGACCTTGTGAATTCGTTAGAAAAAATCGCAAAGATCAAGGCAGTCTCCAAAATCTATGGCGGACACAACCAACTCGGCCTCGAACCAAGGATTCTTGAGGAAGTCCTTGCAGCCATTCAATATCTTAAAGAGAATAATTTAGTCAGACACGGAACGGGTGTACATGCATTCAAAAGTTTCAGCGTACATTTCTAG
- a CDS encoding SDR family oxidoreductase, protein MTTQNQNQNKQGFPPQHQQHQPGLETKMEPNPDSVKAAYKGSGKLKGKTAIITGGDSGIGKSVAIYYAKEGANVTVAYLDEHEDAKTTKELIEKEGQKCLLISGDIGDEAFCQDVVKKTVDEFGGLDILVNNAGEQHVQTSILDISAEQLEKTFRTNIFSMFHLTKAALKHLKKGSSIINTTSITAYQGNPKLIDYSSTKGAILAFTRALSNSISKDGIRVNGVAPGPIWTPLIPASFGEADVAKFGQDTPMGRAGQPEELAPAYVYLASDDSSYVSGQVIHVNGGTVVNG, encoded by the coding sequence TTGACTACTCAAAACCAAAATCAGAACAAGCAAGGATTTCCACCTCAACATCAACAGCATCAACCTGGATTGGAAACAAAAATGGAACCGAACCCAGATTCTGTTAAAGCTGCCTACAAAGGAAGCGGCAAACTAAAAGGTAAAACGGCAATCATAACAGGTGGAGACAGCGGAATCGGTAAATCGGTTGCCATTTATTACGCTAAAGAAGGAGCAAATGTGACAGTTGCATACTTGGATGAACACGAGGATGCCAAAACTACAAAAGAATTGATCGAAAAAGAAGGTCAGAAATGTTTACTCATTTCCGGAGATATCGGTGATGAAGCCTTCTGCCAGGATGTAGTCAAAAAAACGGTTGATGAATTTGGCGGTTTGGACATTCTAGTCAACAACGCCGGAGAACAGCATGTGCAGACAAGTATCCTTGACATTTCAGCTGAACAATTGGAAAAAACGTTCCGCACGAATATTTTCTCGATGTTCCACTTAACTAAAGCTGCGTTGAAGCACCTTAAAAAAGGAAGCAGCATCATTAATACAACCTCTATCACAGCCTATCAAGGCAACCCAAAACTAATCGATTACTCTTCAACAAAAGGTGCAATACTGGCATTTACAAGAGCCCTGTCGAACTCCATTTCAAAAGATGGCATCAGAGTGAACGGTGTTGCGCCAGGCCCGATCTGGACACCGCTGATTCCTGCCTCATTCGGTGAAGCGGATGTTGCCAAATTCGGACAGGATACTCCAATGGGCCGCGCAGGGCAGCCAGAGGAATTAGCACCAGCCTATGTATATTTGGCAAGTGATGATTCATCCTATGTCAGCGGACAAGTCATCCATGTAAACGGCGGGACCGTTGTAAACGGATAG
- a CDS encoding DUF3941 domain-containing protein encodes MSKTTDDNKRPKDNQARNAEKNIAYQENLAAGKHSYSKKTDHK; translated from the coding sequence ATGTCCAAAACAACCGATGACAATAAAAGGCCAAAAGATAACCAAGCGAGAAATGCTGAAAAAAATATCGCATATCAGGAAAACCTTGCTGCCGGTAAGCACTCCTATTCGAAGAAAACGGACCATAAATGA
- a CDS encoding YajQ family cyclic di-GMP-binding protein, which produces MAKENSFDIVSKVDFSEVTNAVTMAMKEIQTRYDFKGSISSITIEKEDLVLVSDDEYKLEQLKDVLISKLIKRDVPVKNLDYGKLEGASGGTVRQRAKLIQGIDKEQAKKINTIIKNSGLKVKSQIQDDQIRVTGKNRDDLQGIISAIRGADLSIDVQFLNYR; this is translated from the coding sequence ATGGCAAAGGAAAATTCATTTGATATTGTTTCGAAAGTAGACTTTTCAGAGGTAACGAATGCAGTTACCATGGCTATGAAGGAAATACAAACACGCTATGATTTTAAAGGGAGTATAAGCAGCATCACCATTGAAAAAGAGGACCTGGTTTTAGTATCCGACGATGAATATAAGCTCGAACAGCTGAAGGATGTTCTCATTAGTAAACTCATTAAACGTGACGTACCAGTCAAGAACCTGGACTATGGCAAATTAGAAGGTGCTTCTGGTGGAACCGTTCGCCAACGGGCTAAGCTAATTCAAGGCATCGATAAGGAACAAGCAAAAAAAATCAATACCATCATTAAAAATAGCGGTCTTAAAGTGAAAAGCCAAATCCAGGATGATCAAATCCGTGTTACCGGTAAGAACCGGGATGATTTGCAAGGAATCATTTCCGCAATCCGGGGCGCTGATCTGTCCATTGATGTACAATTCTTAAATTACCGCTAA
- the argJ gene encoding bifunctional ornithine acetyltransferase/N-acetylglutamate synthase, translating to MNTLQPVEVIKQIQEGNILMPQGFKASGVHAGLRYSKKDVGIIFTDVPASAAAVYTQNVVQAAPINVTKDSIAVTGKLHGIVVNSACANACTGEQGLKDANEMRKLAAQKFGLEDHSFAVASTGVIGEFMEMEKVRKGIESLQPENTPEAAEAFGTAILTTDIVTKSCGYETIIDGKTVKMGGAAKGSGMIHPNMATMLGFITTDAVIEPDDLQQALSSITNDTFNQITVDGDCSTNDMVLVLANGEANNDPLTPNHPEWSIFLELLKQTSENLAKQIAKDGEGATKLIEVNVHGMHTKQDSQMMAKTIVGSNLVKTAAFGADANWGRIIAAMGRSGVAFNPDQTTIVFGDIVVLNDGEPIMFSEEEAKAYLENESIIIHVYLKDGNESGTAWGCDLTYDYVKINGSYRS from the coding sequence ATGAATACACTACAGCCAGTTGAAGTAATCAAACAAATTCAAGAGGGAAACATTTTAATGCCCCAAGGGTTCAAAGCATCAGGTGTCCATGCAGGATTACGCTATTCTAAAAAGGACGTTGGCATCATTTTTACCGATGTCCCAGCATCAGCCGCGGCGGTTTATACACAAAATGTAGTTCAAGCCGCTCCAATCAATGTAACGAAAGATAGCATTGCAGTTACTGGAAAACTTCACGGCATTGTAGTGAATAGTGCTTGTGCGAATGCTTGTACAGGTGAACAGGGTTTAAAAGATGCAAATGAAATGAGGAAGCTTGCGGCTCAAAAGTTCGGTTTGGAGGACCATTCATTTGCAGTGGCTTCAACGGGAGTCATCGGGGAATTCATGGAAATGGAAAAAGTAAGAAAAGGCATAGAGTCATTGCAGCCAGAAAATACACCTGAAGCTGCTGAAGCTTTTGGTACAGCCATTTTAACAACGGATATTGTAACGAAGAGCTGTGGTTATGAAACAATTATTGACGGTAAAACCGTGAAGATGGGCGGCGCTGCGAAGGGATCGGGAATGATTCATCCAAACATGGCTACAATGCTCGGTTTCATTACCACGGATGCTGTAATTGAACCGGATGATTTACAGCAAGCACTATCCTCCATAACAAATGATACATTCAATCAAATCACGGTTGATGGTGACTGTTCAACGAACGACATGGTATTAGTGCTCGCGAATGGAGAAGCGAACAATGACCCTTTGACACCTAACCATCCAGAATGGTCTATCTTCCTGGAATTATTAAAACAAACTTCCGAAAATCTCGCTAAACAAATTGCGAAAGACGGAGAAGGTGCCACAAAACTGATAGAAGTGAATGTTCATGGCATGCATACGAAGCAAGATTCACAGATGATGGCGAAGACGATCGTAGGGTCAAATCTAGTGAAAACGGCAGCTTTTGGAGCGGATGCAAACTGGGGAAGGATCATTGCTGCGATGGGAAGAAGCGGAGTGGCATTCAATCCGGATCAAACAACGATCGTTTTTGGTGATATCGTTGTACTTAATGATGGTGAGCCGATCATGTTTTCTGAGGAAGAAGCCAAAGCATACTTGGAAAATGAAAGTATCATCATTCATGTTTATTTAAAAGATGGTAATGAATCAGGCACAGCATGGGGCTGCGATTTAACCTATGATTATGTGAAAATAAACGGAAGCTATCGTTCGTAA